A window of the Chelonoidis abingdonii isolate Lonesome George chromosome 19, CheloAbing_2.0, whole genome shotgun sequence genome harbors these coding sequences:
- the CTU2 gene encoding cytoplasmic tRNA 2-thiolation protein 2 isoform X1, producing the protein MCQAREDYGGCEPPRRRPRVSCAQKCMKCKEASPVLVIRVGDAFCKACFREYFVHKFRAMLGKNRAIYPGEKVLLALSGGPASSSMLRQVQEGLSRETAKKLRFIPGIIYVDEGAVCGQSLAERGETLLQMETILQASGFPYHLAHLEEVFDLPSSILQRAPHNPAGPKNSYKEAVEGFIHQQRREEDGSPSLPERQIQEKLTEVSLRDVPRMEGLATPEARLLAAVRTEQLIQLFGSVKTLTAKEELLQTLRNHLILHTARTQEYSKVMMGDSCTRLAVKLLTNLSLGRGASLAMDTGFSDDRHGDVVVVRPMREYSAKEIAFYNHLFGVPTVFTPALDTKALEKASIHRVIERFLYGLQAEFPSTVSTVYRTGEKLSTTPGDAGPAAEPERCLLCLCALDTNVEDGSALQAILVSEQLSQQKLPAASPAGRGCCPGAEEKRGCCMNTTGPGADARANILSLLCYGCRLTIKDTICLESLPLYVRSEAERRKHRAAMKLEIQEFLLEDEAVTPGES; encoded by the exons ATGTGCCAGGCGCGGGAGGACTACGGGGGCTGCGAGCCGCCCCGCAGGCGGCCCCGCGTCAG CTGTGCGCAGAAGTGCATGAAGTGCAAGGAGGCCTCTCCTGTGTTGGTCATTCGTGTTGGAGATGCCTTTTGCAA GGCCTGTTTTAGGGAGTATTTTGTTCACAAGTTCCGTGCGATGCTTGGGAAGAATCGTGCCATTTACCCAGGAGAGAAG GTTCTTCTTGCGTTATCGGGTGGACCTGCCTCTAGCTCAATGCTTCGACAAGTCCAAGAG GGGCTGAGTCGGGAGACAGCCAAGAAACTGCGCTTTATACCAGGCATCATCTATGTTGACG AGGGAGCTGTGTGCGGACAAAGCCTGGCTGAGAGAGGGGAGACGCTGCTCCAGATGGAGACCATCCTGCAAGCCTCAGGGTTTCCATATCACCTGGCCCACTTAGAAGAG GTGTTTGACTTGCCCAGCTCCATCCTGCAGCGTGCGCCCCACAATCCCGCAGGCCCCAAGAACAGCTACAAGGAAGCAGTGGAGGGCTTCATCCACCAGCAGAGGCGGGAGGAGGATGGAAGCCCCTCTCTCCCAGAGAGGCAGATCCAGGAGAAGCTTACCGAGGTCAGCCTGCGAGATGTGCCCAGAATGGAGGGGCTGGCCACCCCGGAAgccaggctgctggctgcagtCCGGACTGAGCAGCTGATCCAACTCTTTGGGTCCGTGAAGACCTTGACGGCTAAAGAAGAGCTGCTGCAGACCCTGAG GAACCACCTAATCCTGCACACGGCTAGGACCCAAGAGTACTCCAAGGTCATGATGGGAGACAGCTGCACCCGCCTGGCTGTCAAACTGCTGACCAACCTCTCACTGGGGCGGGGAGCCTCCCTCGCCATGGACACA GGCTTCTCGGACGATCGCCATGGCGACGTGGTGGTGGTGCGGCCCATGAGGGAGTACTCCGCCAAGGAAATCGCTTTCTACAACCACCTGTTTGGCGTTCCCACGGTCTTCACTCCTGCCTTGGACACCAAG GCCCTGGAGAAGGCCAGCATCCACCGGGTGATCGAGCGTTTCCTCTATGGGCTGCAGGCAGAGTTCCCCTCGACCGTCAGCACTGTGTACCG GACGGGCGAGAAGCTGAGCACGACCCCTGGAGAtgctggccctgctgctgagCCCGAACGCTGCCTCCTGTGTTTGTGTGCCCTGGACACCAACGTGG AGGACGGCTCCGCTTTGCAAGCCATCCTGGTCTCGGAGCAGCTGTCCCAGCAGAAGCTGCCAGCTGCGTCGCCTGCCGGGAGAGGGTGCTGCCCgggggcagaggagaagagaggatgCTGCATGAACACGACAGGTCCAGG GGCTGACGCCCGGGCTAACATCCTATCTCTGCTCTGCTACGGCTGCAGACTGACCATCAAGGACACg ATCTGCCTGGAGAGCCTCCCGCTCTACGTCCGCTCGGAGGCAGAGCGCAGGAAACACAG GGCTGCGATGAAGCTGGAAATTCAGGAGTTCTTGCTGGAAGATGAAGCTGTGACTCCGGGTGAAAGCTGA
- the CTU2 gene encoding cytoplasmic tRNA 2-thiolation protein 2 isoform X2 translates to MLGKNRAIYPGEKVLLALSGGPASSSMLRQVQEGLSRETAKKLRFIPGIIYVDEGAVCGQSLAERGETLLQMETILQASGFPYHLAHLEEVFDLPSSILQRAPHNPAGPKNSYKEAVEGFIHQQRREEDGSPSLPERQIQEKLTEVSLRDVPRMEGLATPEARLLAAVRTEQLIQLFGSVKTLTAKEELLQTLRNHLILHTARTQEYSKVMMGDSCTRLAVKLLTNLSLGRGASLAMDTGFSDDRHGDVVVVRPMREYSAKEIAFYNHLFGVPTVFTPALDTKALEKASIHRVIERFLYGLQAEFPSTVSTVYRTGEKLSTTPGDAGPAAEPERCLLCLCALDTNVEDGSALQAILVSEQLSQQKLPAASPAGRGCCPGAEEKRGCCMNTTGPGADARANILSLLCYGCRLTIKDTICLESLPLYVRSEAERRKHRAAMKLEIQEFLLEDEAVTPGES, encoded by the exons ATGCTTGGGAAGAATCGTGCCATTTACCCAGGAGAGAAG GTTCTTCTTGCGTTATCGGGTGGACCTGCCTCTAGCTCAATGCTTCGACAAGTCCAAGAG GGGCTGAGTCGGGAGACAGCCAAGAAACTGCGCTTTATACCAGGCATCATCTATGTTGACG AGGGAGCTGTGTGCGGACAAAGCCTGGCTGAGAGAGGGGAGACGCTGCTCCAGATGGAGACCATCCTGCAAGCCTCAGGGTTTCCATATCACCTGGCCCACTTAGAAGAG GTGTTTGACTTGCCCAGCTCCATCCTGCAGCGTGCGCCCCACAATCCCGCAGGCCCCAAGAACAGCTACAAGGAAGCAGTGGAGGGCTTCATCCACCAGCAGAGGCGGGAGGAGGATGGAAGCCCCTCTCTCCCAGAGAGGCAGATCCAGGAGAAGCTTACCGAGGTCAGCCTGCGAGATGTGCCCAGAATGGAGGGGCTGGCCACCCCGGAAgccaggctgctggctgcagtCCGGACTGAGCAGCTGATCCAACTCTTTGGGTCCGTGAAGACCTTGACGGCTAAAGAAGAGCTGCTGCAGACCCTGAG GAACCACCTAATCCTGCACACGGCTAGGACCCAAGAGTACTCCAAGGTCATGATGGGAGACAGCTGCACCCGCCTGGCTGTCAAACTGCTGACCAACCTCTCACTGGGGCGGGGAGCCTCCCTCGCCATGGACACA GGCTTCTCGGACGATCGCCATGGCGACGTGGTGGTGGTGCGGCCCATGAGGGAGTACTCCGCCAAGGAAATCGCTTTCTACAACCACCTGTTTGGCGTTCCCACGGTCTTCACTCCTGCCTTGGACACCAAG GCCCTGGAGAAGGCCAGCATCCACCGGGTGATCGAGCGTTTCCTCTATGGGCTGCAGGCAGAGTTCCCCTCGACCGTCAGCACTGTGTACCG GACGGGCGAGAAGCTGAGCACGACCCCTGGAGAtgctggccctgctgctgagCCCGAACGCTGCCTCCTGTGTTTGTGTGCCCTGGACACCAACGTGG AGGACGGCTCCGCTTTGCAAGCCATCCTGGTCTCGGAGCAGCTGTCCCAGCAGAAGCTGCCAGCTGCGTCGCCTGCCGGGAGAGGGTGCTGCCCgggggcagaggagaagagaggatgCTGCATGAACACGACAGGTCCAGG GGCTGACGCCCGGGCTAACATCCTATCTCTGCTCTGCTACGGCTGCAGACTGACCATCAAGGACACg ATCTGCCTGGAGAGCCTCCCGCTCTACGTCCGCTCGGAGGCAGAGCGCAGGAAACACAG GGCTGCGATGAAGCTGGAAATTCAGGAGTTCTTGCTGGAAGATGAAGCTGTGACTCCGGGTGAAAGCTGA
- the LOC142047955 gene encoding piezo-type mechanosensitive ion channel component 1-like: MFLADVVDFIIIIFGFWAFGKHSAAADITSSLSDDQVPEAFLVMLLIQFSTMVIDRALYLRKTVLGKLIFQVILVFGIHLWMFFILPAVTERMFSLNTVAQLWYFVKCIYFALSAYQIRCGYPTRILGNFLTKKYNHLNLFLFQGFRLVPFLVELRAVMDWVWTDTTLSLSNWMCVEDIYANIFIIKCSRETEKKYPQPKGQKKKKIVKYGMGGLIILFLICIIWFPLLFMSLVRSVVGVVNHPIDVTVTLQLGGYEPLFTMSAQQQSIQPFTPQDYEALTNQFERQPVAMQFITLYGYEDIVTARIEGSSGSLWSISPPSREQMRRELLNGSSDITLRLTWTFQRDLGKGGTVEHTFDKHTTDLQPGTSVRTELANLLQGTRDTPVKVPHLFPTYIRAPNGPEANPVKQLLPEEEESYLGVKVQLKRERVGTGGSNDSFLEWWVVQLSECQQQACNILPMVIFNDKDHGPLCVHCAGDRQVRAGLFQRDLALHHVRGAALCRSYPQAVPGHLPGARDGRAGAGGGALCQAHLPLPLARDHDQVDAGEGVAGSHPGRSLLLQAPSNPWNVTTEALSQPSQRAPGRALQAIRQPLPLAAWGSELCPAPPVWGRGHLGQAGLVLFKRKFNCFTTSESFKGSWVKTPHPTSVPSSPAAARLLAPLREGGVHSGTQSAAVPACEGEGLTLLQRENPSQPAAVAPNPAAGKTWPTCPLGLLLNAAALTLQSNTFPTPQHSAGQHSWVQAEGPTGLTAPRRCWACCCSCPACRGRGICCCSHCSLCEQTAQRRAGSSACPRTGSSPAPRNSGGEGWARSSRTVGFFKIQMVYLYRSLIKAKPWPVSVTD; the protein is encoded by the exons ATGTTCCTGGCAGACGTGGTtgacttcatcatcatcatcttcggCTTCTGGGCCTttggg aAACACTCGGCCGCTGCTGACATCACCTCCTCGCTGTCAGATGACCAGGTGCCGGAGGCCTTCCTGGTCATGCTGCTCATCCAGTTCTCCACCATGGTCATCGACCGAGCCCTCTACCTCCGCAAGACCGTGCTGGGCAAACTCATCTTCCAGGTCATCCTGGTCTTCGGCATCCACCTCTGGATGTTCTTCATCCTGCCAGCAGTCACCGAAAG gaTGTTCAGCCTGAACACAGTAGCCCAGCTGTGGTACTTCGTGAAGTGCATCTATTTTGCTCTGTCGGCCTATCAGATCCGCTGCGGCTACCCGACTCGCATCCTGGGCAACTTCCTGACCAAAAAATACAACCACCTCAATCTCTTCCTCTTCCAAGG GTTTCGCCTGGTGCCCTTCCTAGTGGAGCTGCGGGCCGTGATGGACTGGGTCTGGACTGACACCACCCTGTCCCTCTCCAACTGGATGTGCGTGGAGGACATTTACGCCAACATCTTCATCATCAAGTGCAGCCGGGAGACTGAGAAG AAATATCCCCAGCCCAAGGgccagaagaagaagaagattgtCAAGTATGGCATGGGTGGCCTTatcatcctcttcctcatctgCATCATCTGGTTCCCGCTGCTCTTCATGTCGCTAGTGCGCTCTGTGGTGGGTGTGGTCAATCACCCCATCGACGTCACCGTCACCCTCCAGCTGGGGGGCTACGAG CCGCTCTTCACTATGAGCGCGCAGCAGCAGTCCATCCAGCCTTTCACGCCCCAGGACTACGAGGCGCTCACCAACCAGTTTGAAAGGCAGCCG GTGGCCATGCAGTTCATCACGCTGTACGGCTACGAGGACATCGTGACGGCGCGCATCGAGGGCAGCTCGGGCTCGCTCTGGAGCATCAGCCCCCCCAGCCGCGAGCAGATGCGGCGGGAGCTGCTGAATGGCTCGTCGGACATCACGCTGCGGCTCACCTGGACCTTCCAGAG GGACCTGGGCAAGGGTGGCACCGTGGAGCACACCTTCGACAAGCACACCACTGACCTGCAGCCAGGCACCTCCGTCCGCACCGAGCTCGCCAACCTGCTGCAGGGAACCAGGGACACCCCCGT GAAAgtcccccatctcttccccacgTACATCCGTGCGCCCAACGGCCCAGAGGCCAACCCTGtcaagcagctgctgccag aggaggaggagagctacCTGGGTGTGAAGGTGCAGCTGAAGCGGGAGCGCGTGGGCACCGGGGGCAGCAACGACAGCTTCCTGGAGTGGTGGGTGGTGCAGTTGAGTGAGTGCCAGCAGCAGGCCTGCAACATCCTGCCCATGGTGATCTTCAATGACAAG GATCATGGGCCTCTATGTGTCCATTGTGCTGGTGATCGGCAAGTTCGTGCGGGGCTTTTTCAGCGAGATCTCGCACTCCATCATGTTCGAGGAGCTGCCCTGTGTAGATCGTATCCTCAAGCTGTGCCAGGACATCTTCCTGGTGCGCGAGACGGgcgagctggagctggaggaggagctctATGCCAAGCTCATCTTCCTCTACCGCTCGCCCGAGACCATGATCAAGTGGACGCGGGAGAAGGAGTAGCAGGGAGCCACCCGGGACGAtcgctgctgctgcaggccccctCCAATCCCTGGAACGTCACAACTGAGGCCTTAAgccagcccagccagagagcCCCAGGCCGAGCACTCCAGGCGATCcgccagccccttcccctggccGCCTGGGGGTCTGAGCTGTGCCCAGCGCCACccgtgtgggggagggggcatctggggcaggctgggcttgtgctttttaaaaggaagtttaaCTGCTTTACAACTAGTGAGTCCTTTAAAGGCAGCTGGGTgaagaccccccaccccacctcagtgccttccagccctgctgctgccaggctgTTAGCACCCCTGAGAGAAGGGGGGGTGCACTCTGGAACCCAATCAGCAGCTGTGCCTGCCtgtgagggagaggggctcaCCCTCCTGCAGCGGGAGAATCCAAGCCAGCCGGCCGCAGTCGCACCCAACCCTGCTGCAGGCAAAACCTGGCCCACCTGCCCCCTTGGCCTGCTCCTGAATGCGGCTGCACTAACACTCCAAAGCAataccttccccaccccccagcacagcGCTGGCCAGCACTCATGGGTGCAAGCAGAGGGTCCCACTGGCCTGACAGCCCCCCGGCGGTGCTGGGCTTGCTGCTGctcttgccctgcctgcagaggGCGTGGGAtatgctgctgcagccactgctccctGTGCGAGCAGACAGCCCAGCGCAGAGCAGGGAGCTCTGCTTGCCCCAGGACTGGTTCGTCCCCCGCCCCCAGGAACTccgggggggagggctgggctcGCTCCAGCAGGactgtaggtttttttaaaattcaaatggtTTATTTATACAGATCTCTAATAAAAGCCAAGCCGTGGCCTGTTAGTGTGACCGACTGA